Genomic DNA from Desulfonema ishimotonii:
ATGTCACTATTCGGATTGCCGGAACGAAACTTCGGAATCCGAACATGCTGTTTTAAGAGGAGTTCGGACTCCGATAATGGCGTGTTGCAAAATGGATGAACCTGTAAAGAGTCGGAAATTACGTCATTCCCGTGAAAATTGGAATCAATAAGTGCTTGAAAAAGACAGGGTTTCCGCGTTTACGGGAATGGCCAAAAAGAGTAAAAAGACGACTTTTTACGAGTCCGTCAAAATGGAAACGGTATAAATACGCAAAAAATCCGAAATTCGTATGCCGGACCTGTGGAACCGGCTCATTTTTAAAGTGTGTGTGCCGGAAAATCAGGTGTTACAGGGCTGCTGTTTTTTTCAGCACCCGGTGATGTGGAAAAATATGACGCGCCGGGCCGGGAGTCAAACAGTGCGTCCCATTTTCGGGCTGGAAATTGAAAACCGGCAGCGCGGGGTCACATTTCCGCCCGGATTTTTTGTTGAAATCCCCGGACGCCTTTGCTTGCTCCGGCAGGGCGGTTGATCGCCAGAGGCAATTCCCCTGTGGTTGCCCCGCCACGGGGCAGGTATGGGGATCTGTCGCTGCTACGGCGTGCGGCACGGTACGCAAGAAGTCCGGCCCTGAAAATGATATGTCGGAAAACCCGATGTGCTATCCGGTGATTATGGAGAGCCACCTGCGCAATGATTCCAGAACGCCGCTTCTTTTGTCGCTGTTGCTCATAAACGGCGCTCTTGAGAGTTCCAACTGTACCCACGGCATTTCCGGTGCGTGTCGTCGTGTGATGTAGCCGCCGGTAAAAGGGGAGTTGAGGCGGACGCTCCCGTCAAAAATTTCGGCCAGACAGTCGCCCAGGGACTCAAACCAGTCATCCGGGCAGGTTCCGTCGCCGTTGCTGATACAGATCCGGGGGCGCTCCCCGCCGGGATCCGGCCCGACCGGCGGGCCGATGGCCGCCATTGTGTGGCAATCGACGCCCAGAACGATGCCGGAATTCGCCAGCGAGGTGAGCTCTTGGTGGTATGGGTGATAATACCGGTCCAGCAGGAGTTGAACGGTCCCGGCGTCGGGGAATGTGCTGTACACCGCTTCCAGGTTGCAGGTATGGGTTTTTACCACGCCGTCACCGCGCCGGTCGTCCGGGGCGCGGTTCAGGTCCGTAATCGCGCGGGCGATATGGGTGGTCATAAAGCATTCAACGAGATCTTCGAGGGCGTAGATCTCGGATGCGCCGCCGTCGCTGTCCGCCATAATCTGTTCGGGCGTCAGAATGCAGCGGTCCGCCACTTCGGGCGGAATGGTCTCTCCGGCGTGGGGAACGGAGATCAGAATCGGAAGTTTTTTGTTCATAGCCCCCTCCTGATGGGTCGGATTCAGAGTGCTGATGGCGATGACCGGTCAAATCCGGCACACCGGTTTTTCCGAGATAGTGAGTGCTGCTGTTTTGTCAGGTTTCAAAGTCCTGCTTTCCGGGAACATCCGGCGTATCTTGGCGGGAAGCCGCCGACCGGACCGGAACTGTCGGCCCGGCTGCCGAGCCGTCCCGCCGGGGGTCGGCCACCCCCGCAAGCTCCTTGCCCTCCCGCATCACCATCTGAACACATCCCATGTAAAAGGCGAACGGCTCCTTTTCCACGATCTCAAACCCCCTCCGCCTCAGAAATTCGGGCAGGTCGTTCCGAATCCGGGACGCTTCCAGATGCACCTCTCCGCCCACCGTGCAGTGAATCCGGGGGGCGCTCACGGCATCCAGGGGAGCCTGTCCGCCGGCAATGCGGAGGAGGACCTGCAACACCGAAGAGGCGATCCGCTCGCTGCCGGGGGAGCCGATGGCGATGTAGGGGCGTTTTCCCCTGAAAATAATCGTCGGGGCCACCGACGCCCAGGGCACACCGTTGGGCCTCAGATAATAGGGGTGGGTGATATCCTCGTATTCAAACGCGCTCATGTAGTTGTTGTAGAGAAATCCCAGGTCGGGGTGTACGACAAAAGAGCCGTACACCCGTTCGACGGACTGGGTCAGGGCCACCACATTTCCCTGGTTGTCCATCACGGAGAGATGGGTGGTCTCTCCCCCGGTATTCCCCCGCGTTCTGAGGCGGGAGCGGATCTGTCGGGCCACCAGCCTGGCGTAGTCCACCGTCAGCATCCGCCGGTCCTGAACCTGGGGGTAAAAATTCGGCTCAAAAGGCCGGTCGCCCCGGTCCAGCTGGGCACGGCGGATCACCTCGCATAACAGCAACAGCCCCTTCAGCTTCAGGGGATCATAGTCTCCGGGGTCAAACTGGCTGATGATATTGAGCATTTCCACCAGGGTCCGCCCGGCACCGGGCGGGGGGAAGGTCATCACCCGCCATCCGCCGAACCGGCAGCTGACCGGCCTGCGTTCAATGGGGTGGGGGATCAGGGCCAGATCATCTTTACGGATGAAGCCGTCGTTTCGGGCCATATCTTCGGCGATCTGTGCTGCCATTTGGCCCTGGTAAAATTCCTCAATGCCCTTTCGGGCCAGGATGCTGAGGGTACGGGCCAGCACCGGCTGTCTGAACATCTCACCGGTTTTATAGGGCTCCCGCCCCTCTTTAAGAAAAAAACGGGCCGCATTGCCGTCGGCCCAGTGTTTTTTCTCCCGTTTTTGCAGACGGCGCTGCAATGCCGTAATCCGGTAGCCGGTTTCGGCCAGGCGTATGGCCGGTTCAAGGACGCGGGAGAGGGGCAGACTGCCATATTGTGCCAGAATATAGCCCAGGACCGCCGGGGTGCTGGGGACCGTTGTAGCCCGGTGGCCCCGGAGCCGCATGGCCGTTTTCGGAACCCGCTCAATGGTCGCCCGGCTCGGGGCGCGGGATGAGCCGTCCACGGCAAAGGTCCGGCGCGGTTCCGCAGTGTGGATCATCATCATGGTCTGGCCGCCCAGACCGCTGGCGTGCGGTTCACATACGCCCAGGGCGAAGGCTGCCGCCACCGCCGCGTCAATGGCGTTTCCGCCTGCTCCGAGGATCTCCAGTCCGGCCTGTGTGGCATCGGCCTGCTGGGTTGCGATCATGCCGTGTTTTGAAACGCTCAGCTTCTGAGGCCAGGGGGGATGTTCCGATGTCATGGTCAGCCCTCCGCCAGCCGCAGCAGGTATTGGGTCAGCAGCAGGGTCCGCTGAATCAGGCTGATGCGTTCAACAGATTCCTGGGGGGTGTATAACTGGTCGGCTGCCGGCCCCATACCGCATATGACCGGGATCTTCTGCGGCACAAGCCCGGCCACGGACGGCCACAGGGAAGAGGTCGTCCCGAAGGGGATATCCCATTCTGCGGCGATCTCCCCGATCCGGCTCACAAGCTTTTTCCCGGCCCTGCGGTCCCGCATGGGCGGGCGGTCCGAAAGCAGCTCAATGTGCCACCGGATTCCGGTTGCCTTTTTGTCCATAATGCCCCTGATGGCCTGCCAGACCTCGGCCAGCACCTCGGGGCTGTAGTAGCTGATGATCAGAAGGGCGCTGGCCCGGTGGGGCAGCCGCATGGGATAGCCATCGGTTTTTATGTCGTCCGCGGATACGGCAATGCGCCGCTCCCGTGAACTCAGGGCCGCCAGTTCGGTCAGGCGGGCAGAGAGCCAGAGAAGGGGCTGGGGCCTGCCGGGTTGGCCCAGCTTGAGGGGCCTGCCTTCCACCGTTAACCGGTACTGGGCCAGCCCCCGGCGCTGCGCGATGGCGTGGCCGTCCCGGTTGCCGGGTCTCAGCACGATGACCCGGGTGGCCTGCCGGGCAGCGGCTTTGATGAGCTTTTCGCTGTACCGGGCCTCGGTGCCTTCATCCGCATAGCAGAGTATGCCCAGGGGCATGCCGTGGAGCCGTCTCTGGGCGCGCAGCGCCCGCAGGGCGAACTCAAGCATGACAATGGGCGCGCGGGAGGACCCGATCCCCTCGCCGTAAAGATATTCCGGGTCGCGCCGGAACGCCGGGGGGGAGATGTTTGCCGCCAGGGGGGTGTCCAGATGGCCGATCAGCAGCGTCCCCTTTTCAACCCCTTTGGGCGTCGTCCATGTCCAGACAAACCGGTCATCGGTAAATGCGTCATCCGGTTTCATCCGGATGTCGGTCATCACGCGGGTGAGCTTCTGGACCGCCATCCGGATTCCCGCGGGATCGTGGGTCCGGCTGGAGATGCCGCACCAGTTTTCCAGGCGGCGCTCAAGCTGATCCCGCCGCTGGGTCAGAAAGGCAAAGGCCATCTCTTTTTTATCCTTTTTCCCGGACCGGCCCAGTTCCGGCGGTTTTGGGGTGCCGAAATAGCGGGCGCTGGCGACTTCCACCAGCCGGTTGATCAGCCGGGCATAGTCCAGGCCCACGGCTTTGGCTGCCGCCACATAGGAGCCGCCCTGTCCCAGGCTGGCAAGGCTGTTGATTTCCAGAATGTGGAGATGCCCGTCGGCATCCATGCGCATGTCGACACGGGCGCAGTCATAGCAGCCGAGCGCTGTAAACGCTTTGACGGCAAGTGCCTGGGCCGCTTCGGTCTGCGGGGGGTAAGCGGGGCCGGGCATTGCTGTGTGACCTCCCGGCCCGATTTGTGGGTTTTGTCTTCATGGGTGTAGATGGGCGGCGCCCCTTCACCGAAAATCAGTTCGACCGGAGGCAGTGGCTCCGGCGGGTTGTTGCCCAGCAGACCCACGTTGATCTCCCGGCCTTCGATGTACTGTTCCGCCAGCACCGGCTGATTGAATTTGTCGAAGATCACCCGCGCGGCCTCGCGCAGTTCCGGCGCGTTGTGGACAATTTTCAGGCCAAAGGAGACTGCCTCGTTTTTGGGCTTCACGATCATGGGGAAGTCAAGGGGCGGATGTTCGAAATCCGGGGTCTCCAGCACGGCGAAGTCCGGTGTCGGCAGGCCGTTCTGCCGGAAGATCATCTTTGCCACGACCTTGTCGAGGGCCAGTGAATGGGCCAGGGGACCGGAGCCGAGATAGGGCACGCCGACCATTTCCAGGATGCCGGGCACATGGGTATAGCGCGCCTGGCCCTGGATGCCGTATGAGATATTGAACACCATGCCGGGAATTTCGCCCCTGACCACGCGGGGCATGAATCTTTCCAGATTGATGATAAGCTGTTTATCCCCTTCGAATGTCGTCACTTGGTGGCCGCCTTTTTTCAGAACCTCCACAATTCTTCTGATGGCGGCCTTGCCGTATTTTTCACGGTTCGGCACCCCGAACAGGTTGATGACATTCTGACTCTCACGATTGTAAACGACTGCGATTTTCATGGGAATTTCCTGTAAAAAATGGACATGTAAATTTTTCTGTGGTGACCTCTCTTTTTGTCAATTTAACCATCCGATTTTACATTGGCCAGAGGATCGGATTCAGAGCCGATCACAGGAGTATTTACATGGGGGAAAATCTCTGTCAGAATTTTTGCCTGGCGGGAAATTTCCCGACCGCCGGCACAGGCGTCCGGCGGAGTGTGCTGCCGGCCGTCAGAGGCAGGCTGTTGACGAATTTGACCTCTTCAACCGAGTAGATGGCGTTGGGGTTGAACGCTTTGATGATGCGGACCACCTCATCCAGCTTTTTCCGCTTGATAATGGTGAAAATCACGTCCACCGGGCCGGACGCGCTCTCTGCCCGGACGTTGGTTGCCCCGAAATTGGCGCTGTTCAGGTGCGTCAGGAGCCGGTTGGCGTTTTTCTGTGTGAAAATTCTGAGCATCACCACGCCCAGCGACAGTTTCTCCTCAATGCTGATGCCGATGTAGTTCCCCAGGGCGTAGCCAGCCGCATAGGCCAGATAGTTGGCGTAATTGTCCAGGTTCTGCATGATCTGGCCCATGGAAAAAAGCCAGATGAGTATTTCAAACAGGCCGAGCAGGGCGGCCAGCGACTTCAGCCCCCTGGAGACATACATAATCCGGATGGTGCCGAGGGTGACATCACAGATCCGTGCAAAGCAGATCAGGCCGGGAATGAGTACATATTGAAATATCAGTTCATTATCCATCATAATTCCTGTTTTTTGTTGTTATGGGTGAACAATTAACGGCAGGGGCGCTGCGTCCCTGCCTGAAAGGGGTTGTATGCCGTGCCCGTTACAGGCGTTTTTTATACGGCACCGTCGGAGATGCGTTCCGTTACGCGATACCGGAGCGTCGGAACCGCTACAAAAACAAATGGGTACCATAAGGATACCCGGTAAAAAGTCCGGTACAGGGGCATGTCCCTGTGGCCAGCAGGCGCATCTGATCGGAATGTCCCGGATTCCCCTTATGAGCAAACCGGAGGCCAGCCGCACATGGCAGGGGCAGAAAAAAATATTATTTTTAACTAATTAATAT
This window encodes:
- a CDS encoding DUF2179 domain-containing protein, whose translation is MMDNELIFQYVLIPGLICFARICDVTLGTIRIMYVSRGLKSLAALLGLFEILIWLFSMGQIMQNLDNYANYLAYAAGYALGNYIGISIEEKLSLGVVMLRIFTQKNANRLLTHLNSANFGATNVRAESASGPVDVIFTIIKRKKLDEVVRIIKAFNPNAIYSVEEVKFVNSLPLTAGSTLRRTPVPAVGKFPARQKF
- a CDS encoding gamma-glutamyltransferase family protein, which translates into the protein MTSEHPPWPQKLSVSKHGMIATQQADATQAGLEILGAGGNAIDAAVAAAFALGVCEPHASGLGGQTMMMIHTAEPRRTFAVDGSSRAPSRATIERVPKTAMRLRGHRATTVPSTPAVLGYILAQYGSLPLSRVLEPAIRLAETGYRITALQRRLQKREKKHWADGNAARFFLKEGREPYKTGEMFRQPVLARTLSILARKGIEEFYQGQMAAQIAEDMARNDGFIRKDDLALIPHPIERRPVSCRFGGWRVMTFPPPGAGRTLVEMLNIISQFDPGDYDPLKLKGLLLLCEVIRRAQLDRGDRPFEPNFYPQVQDRRMLTVDYARLVARQIRSRLRTRGNTGGETTHLSVMDNQGNVVALTQSVERVYGSFVVHPDLGFLYNNYMSAFEYEDITHPYYLRPNGVPWASVAPTIIFRGKRPYIAIGSPGSERIASSVLQVLLRIAGGQAPLDAVSAPRIHCTVGGEVHLEASRIRNDLPEFLRRRGFEIVEKEPFAFYMGCVQMVMREGKELAGVADPRRDGSAAGPTVPVRSAASRQDTPDVPGKQDFET
- a CDS encoding N-formylglutamate amidohydrolase; its protein translation is MNKKLPILISVPHAGETIPPEVADRCILTPEQIMADSDGGASEIYALEDLVECFMTTHIARAITDLNRAPDDRRGDGVVKTHTCNLEAVYSTFPDAGTVQLLLDRYYHPYHQELTSLANSGIVLGVDCHTMAAIGPPVGPDPGGERPRICISNGDGTCPDDWFESLGDCLAEIFDGSVRLNSPFTGGYITRRHAPEMPWVQLELSRAPFMSNSDKRSGVLESLRRWLSIITG